The sequence ACGAATTCTTTCTCATTTGTATTCTATTAACACAAAACAAAGACAATCAAAACAGAAGATAATGAAATGCTAACCCACTCATTGACATTCAATCATGAGTGTACATTACTTTACCTTCTACTTTATAgagttttaaggaaaaaaaataaaaataaaataagagaaggAAATCAAAATAGCTAGGAGGAATGAGGTGTTGTAGGGCTGTTAACCCATTTATCAGTCACAACTGAATCTGAAGAAAGCGGGGGAGGAATATTCTTCAAAAGCCTAACATCATCTGCAGCCTTAATATCCACCACTTCAGCTTTCTGAGCACCCATCTCTTCATTCCCATTCTGGATTCCTCTCAAAATCTCCAGTACTTCATCCATGCTAGGCCTCATATCCCTCTCCTTTTCCAAGCACCGAAAAGCCAATTCTGCCACTGACGTTGTCATCTTCTTCACAGTGTAATCCTTTTCAAAACCAAGAAGCGGATCAACCAACTCATGTAACGCattattttgagtcttgttcACAGCCATATTAACCAAATTTATATCTTGCCGGTGCCTATTCATATCCACAGCTGGTAATGATGATATAAGTTCCATTAATACCACTCCAAAGCtataaacatcacttttttGAGTGAGTTGGTAGCACTGGAAATACTCAGGATCGACGTACCCAGGTGTCCCTTGTGGAGCAGTTGACACGTGTGTGACATCTGTTGGGAACAGCCGTGACAAACCGAAATCAGCCACTTTCACTTGGAAATTCTCATCAAGAAGAATGTTGTTGGTTTTGACATCACGGTGTATAACATCTGATACATGGAGATATGCCAGTGCCTCGGCTGACTCTATAGCTATGCTCAACCGAACTGGCCAAGTCAGCAAACCAGACTTAGATCGATTTCCATGGAGATGATCAGCAACAGTTCCATTGGAAACATATTCGTAAACAAGGATAAGTTCTTGGCTGCGTTGTGAGGTGCACCCATACAGTGCCACAAGGTTTTGGTGTCTTATCTTAGATAGGAtctctacttcattcatgaacTGCTCAACACgtttcatattattttcatgtAGGCGCTTCACTGCAACTACACGCCCATCATGGAGCTTGCCTGTAAATGATTAGGAGAACAGTTCAGGAAaagagattttaaaaattaaaaatgtagGTAAAGTTGCATTGGTGTGTGAAACAATACAACTACCATAGTAAACTTTGCCGAAGCCCCCTTTTCCAATTTCTTTAGAAGGGTCAAAGTTGTTAGTGGCTTCTTCCAGTTCCTCATAGCTGAAGACGTGCGCTCCAAAGTAGGTGCTTCCTTTTTGAAGATCCGAATTTGGGTAGGGATGAGATGGGTTGTTTCGAGAGATATTAGTTGAAGAAGCAGGTACACTTTTGCTTGAAAGAGTTGTAGGAAGTTCATTGCTTTTAGATTGTTCAGCACGTCTCTTCCTCCGTTGATTGATGGAATAGAACCAGATACCTAGAAGAATGCCAGCAATAACTGCACCTGTTATGAAAAGGCCTGAAgatggaaaaatattattaaattcatgTAATTTAATACTTATAGATAGCCTTATGAATTATCATGCAATgaattagagaaaattcaacACATAATCAATATGTACTTTTATTCACCTATTTAGTACTGATGTGACTTAAATGATTTGATGAATAATAAGTAATGAGATTTAACATGCGGATGGTTTTTTTGAATCACATGCAATGGGTTGGAGTAAAAGTTTGTCCACAAAATATTACCTAATTGGAGGTTATTCATTCCCAATTTACCTACAACAGTCAAAAGATGTAGAAATGTCAGTCAAAATGATCATGAACTGGTATTCTAGGCGAACCATATTCGATCAACATGATCATGTTTGTTAAGACATGCTTTTCTGTAACTCagattatatacaaaaaaaggCAATGGAACAGCTCCAACAAAGAAAAAGGCAATGCGGGGCGGGGATAAGCAAGTGAAAAATAAAGAGGGAGGAAGTTCCAGAGATGCCCAAATAAATTCCTAGCTTGTAGGGGATATGGAATagttttttaaaccaaaaaataccAACAACAAAATACTTACCAGAAAATCATATTGAGataagaaaattacaataatcTAACCACAAAATACTTACAAAAAATCCTCCGGAGATAAAATGATCTGGCTTATGTAAGGTTTAGGAATTAAAATTGGTTTTTGGGTTACCGATCGAAAGGgattttggatttggttttgggtctacggatagagagagagaggtgtttgTATCAAATAGCCGTAGACCTCAGTTACTGGATCTAAAGCCGCTTTGGGGTTAcatggagaaagaaagagagagggcaaagaagaagaagaagaagacaacgcgctgtggaaaataaaaaaaggaggggAAGAGTTTGACAGAGGACTTGGAAATGAAATGAGTggatgagaaaaaagagaaggaaaaaaaaaaagggaaggaaaaaaaaaaagggaagtgTTTACGTGTGTCAGCTGTCATGTAAGACAatgtatagaaataaaaattaaattaaagttgcacaattattaatataatatttttacataaatttcataataatatttAAGCGACAATCATTATAAGTTTTCTTATTTACattgtaaatgattttttttttttaattttaatttgtcacttatgaaattttgtgtaaaatattAAGCCTCTAGCTTTAGCTAAATTCCATtatataaacaatatatatatatatatatatatatatatattatccttTATGATAACAAGGGCGGGCTTtggttgactttttttttttttttttttttttttttttttttttttttttgaggggtgGCTTTGGTTGACTTGGACTATTTTCTCATTTCTCAGTTGCGCAAAAAGTACGAAATGAAATGAAGGAACTTTTGAAACAATAATGCTATTAGCATGTTCCATGCGACTGTTTTGAGTAAATAGTAAAGGAAAAAATAGTAAGTTTATATGAGAGTctgttatataaaataattttagtaaaatatgtgtgaaaatatatgGTACTAGAATTATTAGCTTTTGAAATTGAAAGGTTGGTTAGAAAATGACAATACTAAATTATAAATGGTGATTATTAGCAAATCAGTGGATCCCATGAAAGCATATTCATTATCTATAGTTCTTTCTCACAACCTTTGGTAATTACTAGATGTCTAATACTCTTTTTATAATTGATACTTCTTTAGATGTGTGAAGTTCCTCGTTTTACAGACAATATTAATTACATGAAAGAATTATATGAAAGGATTCTTTTGAAGTGATTCCAAAATATTGGTTAGAAGTTTTTAATCCAAAACCTTATGGACATCGTGAGCCAACCACTAAGACAATCAATACGAATGCTAACTTTAATATTAATGGTGGCACATGGTAACGTGGGTTTTTATATCTTTATAGCGTAATTTTGATCGATGAACTTGAAAACGATAAAGAGTGGTTTGATTGATTAGTGTGACACTGTATTGTTCAATAATTGAGGGTATTGTTGTCAACTTGTTTGCACAAGAAATAGTCTATGGGTctatttggattgaacttattattgctgaaactgaaaacactgtagcaaaataatttttaaatgtgtgaatagtattgtgagactcatttttaatgaaaatgttgCTGAAAAGTGAGATTTACGGGTCCCGTAAACAGTACATGGGACACACTGACAGTGCCATAGCAGGGCAATGTGTGGACGTTGAAAGTGGTGTGGGTCCCGTGCACACTGGCAGTTGTGTTCACGTgcttttggtttaaaaaaaaaaaaaaaaatcaaaaacgcaaacgcagacACAGGAATAATCTCAATCCAAACCACACCTATGTATGATTTATTTGTTGACTAGGAAGATTAATACGAGTCTTGACTCTTGAGTCGTGTAAAACAATGGATTGTAGAAGAAATTTGAAACCATGGGTGATCTAAAAGCTGATTAAGTAATAGCTAACTTTTTGAGTTTCACCTATCATTTCAGTAATATTTTCAATCATCTTATCAATTTATACTAATCCCAcaaaaaatcatcttttaacAAGCATCTTAACTATGGTGCTTGTTAACATTGAGAAATGTTGGAGACATACACTTTTGCACAATTTTGTGTAGTGGGCCATGTGGGGACACACTCtaaccaaccacaactcgctACGTGGGGAGTTGTGACACAAAGTTGTACAAAAGTGTGTGTCTCTAGCATTTCTTGTTAACATTTTCCCTAAAAAGAAATTTAGTGGGTATGGAAAGAAAGTTCATATTAAGTAAGGTTTTTCTAGGCAACTTTTGTGGCTAAGAGCATCTAAACAAGGCTTAATATAGATTTAATCAAGTTTCATCTAAAAGTCTTACTTTTgttattttaacaaatttagaGCATTCAATCCAGCCTCTACACATTTGTAGCCAAactaaccccaaaaaaattaattttatctaGCCAAACTAAcccaaaaaacttttttttttcttctagtttagctatttatttattttttcatatacatACATTAACCTCAATACTAAATCACTATTTCAATTATTAAGTATTATATCCTTTCTATTCacatttttaattctaaaataaaatccacaaacACAACCCTACACACACCCAACACAACCcataaaaaaatccacatttttaagacataaatatcaaatagattttctaaactatatatatatatatatatatatatatatagatagatagatagatagataaagGGTAACTTCTCTTAGAAATAAGAtcataaatatgaaataaaaaatttcattttaaattcaaaaggaGAACTCctaaaaatttaggattttccCCTCACGTTCATCTTTTTactccctaaaatttagcctttTTTATTCCCCTTTTCATtcgaataaaagtaaaacacccccaatttttttaaaaaataaaataaaaaaataatagaactCTGAAAATTTAGCCTTCTTTCCCTTTACGTTCACCTCTAAagtttatcaattttatttgtttagaaaaaaaaaattctaaattataaaagatgaaaattaataatctttacctcaaaaaatagaagagtctctaAACATGCATAATGCATGTGCTTAGaggcatgtgtgtgtgtggggggcaTGTACAGCTCGGTTAATGGGCCGTTTACCAGGCTgtgctcacaatctatttgttgttgtttgggtTATGGATATCCTACAATGGGAAGTTCCTTGAAACGCAATTCTTCTACCTTGTTGACGATTCCCTAGTGATTCCCAAGTaagctctttctctttcttagttttctctctccttctgATATCCCACTTAGAAAATGTCCATCCTCCTCTCCTTCctcttttcctctatttataggctTGTTTAGTGGGTTTGTCATACTTGCATAGAGTGGCTTTTCATGCAAGTAGGTCCCCTTTGTGattattcctgacaaaaaggtgGTCCTACTTTCGGAATGGGTACATTAGTTTTGGAACTCGCGACTAACGCTGGATAGTGCTTGGTAAGTGATCTCCCCTAAGGCATTACCGAGATACGTTAGAGACAGACTCTGAGCAACATTGGACCCTGAGATTATAATAGTTCCAGGGTTATCCCTAGGCTGAAAAGATGGGTTGGGCCAATGGTACAACCTACATTCGATCCACGACCAGTGGGCCTTAAGACAATAGGTTGGTGGATCCGTTCTCCGTATAATAGCCCCCTTCAATTCCTTTCCTGTATCTTGGGGATGGAATCAAGATTTCAAATTTAATGATCGGCTATTTTTTCAATCATATCAATCGTCAACCATTAATTGTAGACAAGATAACCCGCGTCTTTGGTGCGCAGAGCAACAGGCTATCATATCAAACAACCACCATTACCTGACGGCTCATATACCGAGGCCACGTGTGTAATGGTTACAGAAGAGGAATTAATGATTTTCCCTCCAAAAATTCAATCAATGCTCCttaacgctctgtttgtttcagcattaatgttttctggaaaatggttcattttccaaaaaacattttctagaaaactgtcTTATTTTCCAGTATTTGGTAACGACCTTGAAAATAcacttgagaatgttttctagtgtttggtatgcaattttttttaaaaatatttcttgtataatttaaaacatgtatattatgtaaactaactaatgtaatcattataaataaaaaaccaagaatgaatttggttttcatactaattaatctaaaattttgacaatagatacaatcaaaattaattagttgtcaaatttcatgatctctaccactcatcttgctcatatatatagaAAGTAACGtacgtacacacacacacatatcaacCATTTTGTCTACTATGGTCAACCACAAATCTtcaatattactctaaattatgtatttacataatgtacTACATAATATATCATTACTACAAAGTATCTGCCATCAAAAAATGTATTTGCCAACAAATGCAATTctcctaaacaattatcattcattatataacaatattattagtccacggtaaagattgtcccatgtaaaagcaatttagagcaatataggtactatgtttaaaattttcattttttacttctttcattctttcttcttcttcttcttctattattttatttttttgcactttatgtacaaaaaagaagtaacttctgcctggaatccatcaaatcgaaaatttcttagagaaaaaagaaaatcaagcttgaaattcaaagcaaagaattgggattttggtagagaggaatgaaataattaccgCTGAAAATTTGTTCTCCTTTGCAAGTCGGAGCTATTGATCGATCAgtgaagtaaagaaaaatctaattaGAGAATTGTGTTACAGAGGGGAAGagaaacatggagaaaagagaTAAGAGAGACAGTTAAAGAGAGAGATCTATGGGAAGAGGAGTGACCAGAGTTAGTGACGATGAGGGTGTGAGgaaagaaaaagcaaagggaagagagaaaaagtgagaaaacttaccatgagtaagagaaggtgccaaaaaattatgtttcctaCGGCTATAGacgaagataatatttataggagttgCAACGCATGAGAGaaagattgttttccaaaaaaaaaaaaatggaaaacagcttatagaaaataagccttatttttattagagttttccgttgaccaaaaatagttttccattgaccaggtttttttgtgctaccaaacactgaaaaatgtggaaaactatctttacagaaGGTTTTCTagcgaaacaaacagagcgtaagATTCCCCCTCTATAAATAGGGGTCTTCTCCCTCTTTACTCATTTCCTTACTTCGTTTCCTTCTCTCAATCTCTATTTCCTCACCATCCTGAGTAACCTCCCTTCTTCCTGGATTGCTCTCCTTAGTGCATTATTGTAAGTCCCCTACTCCCTGTTctattttttcaagttttcatCCAATTTCGTTATACATACAAATGGATTTTGCACATCTTCTTAAAACTGAGGCTGCCTTAGCAACCTTTAGGGCTAGGTTTGATATCCCTTTAAATGTAGATATAGAGTTTTGCCCTAAAGGAAACATAGAGAATGATAGGCGTCCTCAGGTAGTATTTCTTTCCTTTAATGGCAATTttagaaagggggggggggggttagaTTTCCTGTGGATCCCTTATTGCTTAGAACACTTAGTTTCCATGGCTTTTGCCCTGACCAATTTCCACCGAATTTCTATAGAGTGGTGAGTTGTGTGAGTCGGCTTAATAGCCTGTATGAATTAAGACTCAACCACCATGACATCAATTTCATGTACATTATTTGTGGTGGCTTAAGGATGGGTTACTACCTAAATGTTCAAGACACCGTTTTCCGATTAATATCGTGCCTCCTCGACTCCAACAGGAATTTGGCTGGAGAGTGGATCAAAGTGAGTGGGAACTAGCTTGCTGGCGAGCACATTTGCCCAACCTCACCTTGAGACATTGGTCAGTATTCcctttccttttgattttttaactGTAGGGTTGTGCTACTCGGCATTGCTTTCCTAATTTTGCCCGAGGATCTTCCcttaaatttcattatattactGCACAACtctatgacttaaaaaaaaaaaaaaaaaaaaaaaatcctttctaATGAAGTGTATTTTCTTCTGCCCTGCAGTTACTAAACGTTTTAGGCTTGATCTTAATGTCGTGCACTCCCGAGAATTAAACTTTATACTGTGCTTAAAGATATTTGTGCACTATGACAGTTAACTAAGAGCGTCCCACCTTATCCTCGGCTCCTTTCCTTCATACACTAGCTACTAGGATCCAGGGCAGGCTTTTACCGTTGGTAGCCCCCTGCTTTCTTATATCGACGTTTGTCTCCCAGTTTTCCTTCCAAAAGGCCTTTCTCTTAGTAAAGCTCGGAGACTAGGTCCTCACCGAATAAGAGAGGCTTCTTTGCTCCCTGCCAAGGACAGTTCTACTGATAGAGTATTCCACGGCAGAGCCGAGCACATTCTAGTTGAAGAGCTAGTTGCCGAAGAACCTGTAGCCGAAGAATCAGACTTTGAAGAATTGGACTCCAAGATGGTTGTAAGGAGAAAGATGACTACCGACCGCTTCATTCCTGAGGGCCAAGCTTTCGATGGATGGTCAGCTCCCTAACAATAGCAATAGCAATATCATACTCCCTCGCCTGTTCCTCTAATCGCAAGAGACCACGAGATTCCTCTGATCCAACTAAGAAACCTATTGACCCATCCTCTGGTCCAATGCCAGTCTCGACTTCCGTACCTTTAATCGCTTGGGATCCATCCCTTGAATTAAAGCCCATCGAGATGGTCTGCTTTAATATTACTTCTTCATCTGCACCTCCCTCTCAAGGTTGGTAGAGTGTCTTTATGTTGGGAGATAGCCCTCTTCCAACTGATTCCTTTATCCGGAATTGGGCCAAAAGGTAGGGGAGTTGGATTGCAAATAGTCTCGGGCAAGCATTTCTACTATCTGATGACCTACATTACTTCTTGGAAGGCAGTGATGAGGCCATCTCCCTCAGGTTGAAATGGCACACCATCATGGTAAACCtcgattttttttaatctatttatgtattcttttcatttttccctttgaCTTAACCTCTCATCTTTTATCCCTACTGTCTTATCAGGCTACCTAGATGACCTATATCCTTGAAGGCCGGCTCAAGGGTGTCGTGGAAGAAGCTAATAAGGACAGGGCCTCAAAGGAGGTGTCCAAGTCTACACTTTGGGAGCAAACTAACGACTTAGTCGCTGCGAGCGACGATCTGTAGAGGCTGAGAGAGCTCGTGTGGTTGCTAAGAAGAGAGTGGCATACTTGGAGGGTTAATTGGTTGAAGCAGAGGTCAAGCTCACTCAAGCTGAGAGCGTCATCTTGGTTAGGGACAAGGAAATAGATGATCTGAAGGTTGCTGTGACGCAAAGAGAGGAAAAGTTCTACAATATGGGCTTTACTGATGTCGAGAATTCCAACGAGCCTATTATGTTTGAATCCTGGCGTTACGGGTTCGGGGAGGGGTGAATGGCAGCTGTGAATGCTCTTCATCTCCCTAAGAACTCTCCTTTTAGGGATCCTGAGCAGATACCTCTACCCGAACCTCCCCTTTATCCTCGTGTCTAGACCTCGGCCTCGATTAAAGAGGAAGACAGCCCCAGCATGAGAGAGTTGGCTGAGGAAATTGATTCTCACATTGTGATAATCGATCTCGACAACTCGACCACCCTTGATGCCATTGAGGGTTAAGAGCTGCCAGCCTCCTTGCCTAATCCAAGGCCCCTAGTGACCGCAGATATTGTTATCACTCCCCTTGACCATGCCCAAGATCCAAATActtaaaacattattttttttatgtattctcacttttatttgttatatatttctcttctttaaattatgtaagaacTTATTGAcgctttcttatttttatttcatttggtATCTTGTTTAGTTTTAATGTATTAGGTAAACTTATTGAGTCCTTTAGGTGGACTAAACACCATTTCATTTATGAAATCTTGTGTTGTTTTGTTCATACtctactattttaattttcctttcctttgctTATTGGCCTCATGCTACTTTTATCCTTCCTCTTATGCTCTTTTATGTAAGTATTGTTCATACTTTAAGTTAGTGTAATCCGAGTCCCACGTGAATTGTTGAGAATGACTCCCTCCGAGGTTCATATAGACTTGGTCTTGTACAAACCGAGGACAAGCTCTTGGTCTTAGTTTATTTTAATACCTCTACCTCATTGGTGGTCGAGATTTCCATCCTTGAATCAGTCAATAAGGTTTCCACTTAGTCGGTGATTGTGGTCAAACCAAGGTTAGGTCGCTCCTTCCAAATCTTCATCTCTGAATTCAATTAACTCCCTGCTTAATTTCGGCCTCTTTCCTAGTTGATCATTATCCTTGGCATCCTTTATCAAAGTCACACTCAGGATGCCCTTACGTCGGCTTAAATTCGTGCCAATTGAACCCGCATGTATAACCTTTATAACCCCCAATGGTTGTGGGAGCATGTTCCATTGGTTCCTTGAGGTCTGCCCTACTATACTACCTTTTGGTGCAGCTATGAACTCCTTCGAATGCCCAGATTTCACCAGCTGTTCCAAATGATCCCTGAATACCCTACACTACTCGGTTGTGTGCCCCTTTTCTCGGTGATATATACAATATAAATTCTAATTTCTCCTTGCTGGGTCACCCCCCCATCTTACTTAGCCATCGAAAATATGattcatttttttatccatTCCAAAATCTTATGAACAGGTTCTTTGAATGTTACATTGATCTCCCCAGTTTGAGTATTAGGCTCTTGAATTCTTATTTCTCTCCTCGGTCTCGGTTGAAAACCCTTGGGCCATGAATCCTTTGCATAATGTGAAGTAGTAGGAGCCTTACCCTTACTTTGCTGTCAGTCATCTTCCAGCCTTTTGTGCACTTCAATTTGCTTTATAAGTTGATGCATACTTTTGGGGGGTCACATGGTTAAGGAATCTCTTAGCTCAGAATCTTGGGGAGGTCGCATGGTTAAGGAATCTCTTAGCTCAGAATCTTGGGGAGGTCCTAACCTAAAAGTACTGGCATCACCTTCTCATTACCTCCTTCAATTTCATTATACAGCTCCTAATATCGGTTGGCATAATTTCGAAGAGTTTCTCCCGCCTTCATCTTCATGGACAGTAATGCATCAATGGGCTGGAGTACTCCACTGCAAGTAATGAATTGAGCCTTAAAATCCTGAATCAGCTCCCCGAAGCTATGGATTAACCCCTTCTTTAACCTATTAAACCACCTTAGAGTTGTAGGTCTGAGACTAGAAGGAAATACCTTGCATATGAGTGCATCATTCTAACTATAAAGCGACATCATCTGGATGTAATGGTTGACATGTTCGATAGGGTCCGCCTTACCATCATATGAGATGAACGGTGGGCGGTTAAAATGCCTCAGCATTTGAGTACGCTCAATTTTGTCAGAAAATGGTAATCGAGTGGCTCTCTATAATGCCCGACTCATCGTGTCCATTGCAGTGTTGTGACGCCCATGTCGGTTGGGCAAGTCCAAGTGTCGTTCGATGATTACACTCAATCTTTCTCTTGATCGACGCAAACTACATTGGTGAGAGGACTCTTTCCTGCTTTCTTTCGTGTTGTCAAAATTATCAGGAGATCCATCACGACTCCTTATTCGAAATCTTCCCATACTTCTAACTCTAACTCTTTGACCTGCCTGCGTAGGCGCTCCAGCTCTTAATCCCTCCCTTCAAGGATCACTTGCTTGGGGATGTAAGATGCTGATCTATACCCCTGCCAAAAACCTTCCCTCAAATCTAGCCTTACTGCTTGCTTTTTGTGCATGTGATCAAAGTCCCTTTTCTGCTCTCTTTCATGCCTTCTTAAGCCCTGAGATGAGCCCCTAAAATGACTACCCATAGAACTTGTCGAATGCCAGTCTCCTATGTTCAAAGGTAGTATATTTCACTTAGTCCTTCAGCTGAGTAGGAGATTctcacagacggtgccaattatGGCTTGTACAACTCGGTTAATGGGCCGCTTACCAGGCTAtgctcacaatctatttattGTTGTATGGGTTATGGATATCCTACAATGGGAAGTTCCTTGAAATGTAATTCTTCTACCTTGTTGATGATTCTCTAGTAGGGATGGCAACGGGCCGAGTTCGAGCCGGGTTTTTACATACTCGGACCGGACCTGCGGGCCAAGACCCGCGACTCGGACCCGGCCCGATTATTAATCGGGTTTTTTTTCCCGGGGCCCAGACCCGCCCCGCGGGCCCCGTTTAACCGCTTAGGCCCAAATCTGGCccaaccaatttttttatttactttaaacccattaagatttttttgcCAGATTCAAGCCCATTCAAGGCATTATTGGGCAGCcaattcaagcccattaagatttttggcattttttgtATTAAGATTTTTGGCATATGCAgccaaatcaatccaaattaTAGGttaatcataaataaataaatcacctaTTAATTATAcatctataaatcaataaatcataactaaaatcaccaactaaacataaaaataaaataaatccaataaGTCCAAGAACTAAGTATCACAAGTCCAAcaagttcaagaaattaaaaaaataaaaagttacaaaacaaatcccacaagtctaagaaattaaaaaggctaagaaattacaaaatgtCTTATCCtccacaaaccaacaaattaaaaaggctaaaaaggcttagaataattacaaaccaacaaattagTCCAACAAgtttaagaaattgaaaaggctactaaattaatacaaaatgtcTAATCATCCACAATTGTGACACAACTCCCATCCTCTTCATTAGGCTCCCCATCATCAAGAATTGATTGAAGTGTATAATCTCCAGACATAATTGAAGAACctacaacaacaatgaattaaagaatagaataaacttcatcaaattgtaactagcaaatataaaaatacaattttgattttataaatagaaattagACAATTACTAATCGTTGATTTCACTCCATAACCAATTCTGAGCACACATCATTGCCTCTATGGTCTTGGGATGTAGCC is a genomic window of Quercus lobata isolate SW786 chromosome 2, ValleyOak3.0 Primary Assembly, whole genome shotgun sequence containing:
- the LOC115975758 gene encoding LEAF RUST 10 DISEASE-RESISTANCE LOCUS RECEPTOR-LIKE PROTEIN KINASE-like 1.4 isoform X1, with the translated sequence MNNLQLGLFITGAVIAGILLGIWFYSINQRRKRRAEQSKSNELPTTLSSKSVPASSTNISRNNPSHPYPNSDLQKGSTYFGAHVFSYEELEEATNNFDPSKEIGKGGFGKVYYGKLHDGRVVAVKRLHENNMKRVEQFMNEVEILSKIRHQNLVALYGCTSQRSQELILVYEYVSNGTVADHLHGNRSKSGLLTWPVRLSIAIESAEALAYLHVSDVIHRDVKTNNILLDENFQVKVADFGLSRLFPTDVTHVSTAPQGTPGYVDPEYFQCYQLTQKSDVYSFGVVLMELISSLPAVDMNRHRQDINLVNMAVNKTQNNALHELVDPLLGFEKDYTVKKMTTSVAELAFRCLEKERDMRPSMDEVLEILRGIQNGNEEMGAQKAEVVDIKAADDVRLLKNIPPPLSSDSVVTDKWVNSPTTPHSS
- the LOC115975758 gene encoding LEAF RUST 10 DISEASE-RESISTANCE LOCUS RECEPTOR-LIKE PROTEIN KINASE-like 1.4 isoform X2, with the translated sequence MNNLQLGIWFYSINQRRKRRAEQSKSNELPTTLSSKSVPASSTNISRNNPSHPYPNSDLQKGSTYFGAHVFSYEELEEATNNFDPSKEIGKGGFGKVYYGKLHDGRVVAVKRLHENNMKRVEQFMNEVEILSKIRHQNLVALYGCTSQRSQELILVYEYVSNGTVADHLHGNRSKSGLLTWPVRLSIAIESAEALAYLHVSDVIHRDVKTNNILLDENFQVKVADFGLSRLFPTDVTHVSTAPQGTPGYVDPEYFQCYQLTQKSDVYSFGVVLMELISSLPAVDMNRHRQDINLVNMAVNKTQNNALHELVDPLLGFEKDYTVKKMTTSVAELAFRCLEKERDMRPSMDEVLEILRGIQNGNEEMGAQKAEVVDIKAADDVRLLKNIPPPLSSDSVVTDKWVNSPTTPHSS